From Verrucomicrobia bacterium S94, the proteins below share one genomic window:
- the trpC gene encoding indole-3-glycerol phosphate synthase TrpC, translated as MNILEQICADKRIEIEERKKVQPLEELQAKLSALGNCPDFTASLRSMPMGLIAEVKRKSPSAGLIREPFSPSEIAKGYEVNGASAVSCLMDHKYFGGGDSDFSEVRNAIELPMLYKEFVVDSWQITHARAMGASAVLLIVGALNDAELRGFIGEIRTLGLQPLVEVHDREEMLRAIDAGADCIGINNRNLKTFVTTLETTFELAAMAPEGCTLVSESGIKTPEDVVELKAAGAHAILVGESLLRAADPGKAAADLLSLI; from the coding sequence ATGAATATTCTCGAACAGATCTGTGCGGATAAGCGTATTGAGATTGAAGAGCGGAAAAAGGTTCAGCCTTTGGAAGAACTGCAGGCAAAACTTTCTGCGCTTGGCAACTGTCCGGATTTTACAGCGTCGTTGCGGTCAATGCCGATGGGGCTGATTGCGGAAGTAAAGCGTAAATCGCCTTCGGCGGGGCTGATTCGCGAACCGTTCAGTCCATCTGAAATTGCAAAAGGGTATGAAGTGAACGGGGCGAGTGCGGTTTCGTGCCTGATGGATCATAAATATTTCGGCGGCGGAGACTCGGATTTTTCCGAGGTCCGGAATGCGATTGAACTTCCGATGCTCTATAAAGAGTTCGTAGTGGATTCCTGGCAGATTACGCATGCCCGAGCCATGGGGGCGTCGGCTGTGCTGCTGATTGTCGGGGCGTTGAACGACGCCGAGTTGAGGGGTTTCATCGGAGAGATCCGCACACTGGGACTTCAGCCGCTGGTGGAGGTGCATGATCGCGAGGAAATGCTGCGTGCGATTGATGCGGGGGCCGACTGTATCGGGATCAATAACCGGAATCTCAAGACCTTTGTGACTACGTTGGAGACGACCTTTGAGCTGGCGGCGATGGCCCCGGAAGGCTGTACGCTGGTGAGCGAGAGTGGCATCAAAACACCGGAAGATGTGGTTGAGCTGAAGGCGGCCGGGGCGCATGCCATTCTGGTGGGCGAAAGTCTCCTGCGCGCAGCGGATCCGGGGAAAGCCGCGGCGGACCTGCTGAGCCTGATTTAG